From Topomyia yanbarensis strain Yona2022 chromosome 1, ASM3024719v1, whole genome shotgun sequence, one genomic window encodes:
- the LOC131692953 gene encoding fork head domain-containing protein FD5: MLNCADLVQFDQYSLQLYNYAMVERFRTNQFFNYGNIVTDPRTLSRFFKPSVYASNPADVVPNALLADASKLSSAPKPQYSYIGLIAIAILSSPERKLVLSDIYQHILDNYSYFRSRGPGWRNSIRHNLSLNDCFIKAGRSAHGKGHYWAVHPANVEDFLKGDFRRRKAQRKVRRHMGLTSDDDIFDNSSPRQFFPAIPSSPVLNQAGAYMPTATEPLAQAAVAAAAVCAYPSAIEQHQVAIIKGAMESFSRKRQFDVESLLKPDDASSSSSSQYEQLLEKKRRTVTTTTTTSTETPGLLLPPLAHHHGHPLAAFGSLVPKVLPKQT, translated from the coding sequence ATGTTAAATTGTGCAGATTTAGTGCAATTCGACCAATACAGTTTGCAGCTGTATAACTATGCTATGGTGGAACGGTTTCGAACTAACCAGTTTTTTAACTATGGAAATATAGTGACGGATCCGAGGACGCTGTCCCGATTTTTCAAACCATCCGTGTATGCCAGCAATCCGGCGGACGTTGTACCAAATGCTTTACTAGCCGACGCTAGTAAACTGTCATCAGCTCCAAAACCACAATACAGCTACATCGGGCTGATTGCGATAGCTATTCTAAGCTCACCGGAGCGAAAACTAGTCCTATCGGACATCTATCAGCACATACTGGACAACTATAGTTACTTTCGGAGTCGTGGTCCCGGTTGGCGAAATTCCATTCGACACAATCTATCGTTGAACGATTGTTTTATCAAAGCCGGTCGATCCGCTCACGGCAAGGGCCACTACTGGGCCGTTCATCCGGCAAACGTAGAAGACTTTCTGAAGGGAGATTTCCGTCGGAGAAAAGCTCAACGCAAAGTCCGACGCCACATGGGACTCACCTCGGACGACGATATTTTCGACAACAGCTCACCAAGACAATTTTTCCCTGCGATACCGTCGTCTCCGGTGTTGAACCAGGCTGGAGCCTACATGCCAACGGCAACGGAACCACTAGCGCAAGCCGCCGTTGCAGCGGCCGCCGTTTGCGCCTATCCATCGGCCATCGAACAGCATCAGGTGGCCATCATTAAGGGTGCGATGGAAAGTTTCTCCCGTAAGCGTCAGTTCGATGTAGAATCCCTGCTGAAACCAGATGATGCGAGCTCCTCATCCAGCTCGCAGTACGAACAGCTGCTGGAAAAGAAACGGAGGACagtgacgacgacgacgactacgTCGACGGAGACACCAGGATTGTTACTACCACCGCTGGCACACCATCACGGTCATCCGTTGGCGGCGTTCGGTTCGCTGGTACCCAAAGTGCTACCCAAGCAGACCTAG